GCTCGAGACTTCCGAGCGGGCCGCTCACCTTGACCGTGCCGCCCTCTACGGCGACCTTCACCCCCGCGGGGATGTTTATGGGCTGCGTTCCAATCCTTGACATCTCAAAAAACCCTCGGTATCAGTAGACTATGCAGAGAACCTCGCCGCCCACGCCCAGCTCGCGGGCCCGCCTGTCGGTCATGACGCCCCTTGAGGTGGTGAGTATGGCCACACCGAGTCCGCCCAGCACGCTGGGGATCTCGTCCTTGCCCACGTAGCGCCTGATGCCCGGCCTGCTGACGCGCTTTATGGCCGTTATGACGCCCTTCTTGCCGTCCGTGT
The nucleotide sequence above comes from Deltaproteobacteria bacterium. Encoded proteins:
- a CDS encoding 30S ribosomal protein S8 — encoded protein: MTMTDPLADMLTRIRNGQQAKHRSVTIPASNIKRSVAKILKEEGYIDDYSCIRDDKQGLIKIRLKYTDGKKGVITAIKRVSRPGIRRYVGKDEIPSVLGGLGVAILTTSRGVMTDRRARELGVGGEVLCIVY